In a genomic window of Taeniopygia guttata chromosome 13, bTaeGut7.mat, whole genome shotgun sequence:
- the KCNIP1 gene encoding A-type potassium channel modulatory protein KCNIP1 isoform X6 has protein sequence MTTVCHRPEGLEQLEAQTNFTKRELQVLYRGFKNECPSGVVNEETFKQIYAQFFPHGDASMYAHYLFNAFDTAQNGSVKFEDFVMALSILLRGTVHEKLRWTFNLYDINKDGCINKEEMMDIVKAIYDMMGKYTYPVLKEDAPRQHVEVFFQKMDKNKDGVVTLDEFIESCQEDDNIMRSLQLFENVM, from the exons ATGACGACAGTGTGCCATAGACCCGAGGGACTGGAGCAGCTTGAAGCACAAACCAATTTCACTAAAAGAGAACTTCAAGTTCTTTACAGAGGATTTAAAAAT GAATGTCCTAGTGGGGTTGTTAATGAAGAAACATTCAAACAGATCTATGCACAGTTTTTTCCTCATGGAG ATGCCAGCATGTATGCACATTACCTCTTCAATGCCTTCGACACTGCACAGAATGGCTCCGTGAAGTTCGAG gattttgtGATGGCACTGTCCATTTTGCTACGGGGAACTGTTCACGAAAAGCTGAGATGGACATTTAATCTGTATGACATAAATAAGGATGGCTGTATAAACAAGGAG gaaaTGATGGATATCGTAAAAGCAATTTATGATATGATGGGAAAATACACGTATCCAGTGCTCAAGGAAGATGCACCAAGGCAGCATGTAGAAGTATTTTTCCAG aagATGGATAAAAACAAAGATGGAGTTGTAACTCTAGATGAGTTTATTGAATCGTGTCAGGAG GATGACAATATCATGCGATCCTTACAGCTCTTTGAGAATGTCATGTAA
- the KCNIP1 gene encoding A-type potassium channel modulatory protein KCNIP1 isoform X5: MGAVMGTFSSLQTKQRRPSKDKIEDELEMTTVCHRPEGLEQLEAQTNFTKRELQVLYRGFKNECPSGVVNEETFKQIYAQFFPHGDASMYAHYLFNAFDTAQNGSVKFEDFVMALSILLRGTVHEKLRWTFNLYDINKDGCINKEEMMDIVKAIYDMMGKYTYPVLKEDAPRQHVEVFFQKMDKNKDGVVTLDEFIESCQEDDNIMRSLQLFENVM, from the exons ATAAAATTGAAGATGAATTAGAAATGACGACAGTGTGCCATAGACCCGAGGGACTGGAGCAGCTTGAAGCACAAACCAATTTCACTAAAAGAGAACTTCAAGTTCTTTACAGAGGATTTAAAAAT GAATGTCCTAGTGGGGTTGTTAATGAAGAAACATTCAAACAGATCTATGCACAGTTTTTTCCTCATGGAG ATGCCAGCATGTATGCACATTACCTCTTCAATGCCTTCGACACTGCACAGAATGGCTCCGTGAAGTTCGAG gattttgtGATGGCACTGTCCATTTTGCTACGGGGAACTGTTCACGAAAAGCTGAGATGGACATTTAATCTGTATGACATAAATAAGGATGGCTGTATAAACAAGGAG gaaaTGATGGATATCGTAAAAGCAATTTATGATATGATGGGAAAATACACGTATCCAGTGCTCAAGGAAGATGCACCAAGGCAGCATGTAGAAGTATTTTTCCAG aagATGGATAAAAACAAAGATGGAGTTGTAACTCTAGATGAGTTTATTGAATCGTGTCAGGAG GATGACAATATCATGCGATCCTTACAGCTCTTTGAGAATGTCATGTAA